From Leptotrichia sp. oral taxon 215 str. W9775, one genomic window encodes:
- a CDS encoding transcription antiterminator: MNCEKLSLNERLNILKMILYFDESGLKLSDIAGTMEIPKADVRKDLEIMSEELKKDGIKLIYENYKGYKLTGNKGDLLVKRVGIIENIIRELKETGDFFNSEDSGTWHSEEYFYGYIKYENLEITRDFLELIGKELELEIHQENYNRVFSYILMLINFEELYDNKEELLTRNFLFHTPEYLAVERILGKLFKENDRKESPKKAKLLLITDLIMGINISGLKDDIFYKWINEEAVTEGIIDKVSDMINLNLREDKILITGFIDNLKFSIYRIKNDIQIINSVFKDLILNKDKNIEIVKKAVEETEKEFKINFTEYELAAMAYLVRASIKRTKRNNIKKVLLICGLGYGSSKILEESLKENYELDIVDVIPYYLADDLIPAYKEVDFILSTIEIHRQFEVSYGIPIIKINPVMQKEDFEKLAEYGIEKNKTSVSLKKLISIIENNTEIKDRHKLIDSLKNEFEDRIINDIQKTGYTLKKLLKKENVKFIDEAENWKEAIFQSGDLLVSNKKVTSEYVQEMIELVEKHGPYIVLEEGIAMPHAGISENVLETGISLLVVNEKVSLPEGRNANIFLSFAAKNKNDNIDIMNDLFELITKYEFIDKVSKMKNYSQLETYLEEIIK, from the coding sequence TTTATGAAAATTATAAAGGGTATAAACTAACAGGAAATAAAGGAGATCTTCTTGTAAAAAGGGTTGGAATAATAGAAAACATTATTAGGGAACTAAAGGAAACAGGAGATTTTTTCAATAGTGAAGATTCTGGAACATGGCATAGTGAGGAATATTTTTACGGATATATAAAATATGAAAATTTGGAAATAACAAGAGATTTTCTGGAACTTATCGGGAAGGAACTTGAATTAGAAATACACCAGGAAAATTATAACAGAGTATTTTCCTATATTTTAATGCTTATTAATTTTGAAGAACTTTATGACAATAAGGAAGAACTTCTGACAAGAAATTTTCTTTTTCATACTCCAGAATATCTTGCTGTTGAACGTATTTTAGGGAAATTATTTAAAGAAAATGACAGGAAAGAAAGTCCAAAGAAAGCTAAACTTCTTTTGATTACTGATTTGATCATGGGGATAAATATTAGTGGACTGAAGGATGATATATTTTATAAATGGATAAATGAGGAAGCTGTTACAGAAGGAATTATAGATAAAGTCAGTGATATGATAAATCTTAACCTGAGGGAAGATAAAATACTTATTACAGGGTTTATTGATAATCTGAAGTTTTCAATATATAGAATAAAAAATGATATTCAGATAATAAATTCAGTATTTAAGGATCTTATACTAAATAAGGATAAAAATATTGAAATTGTAAAAAAGGCAGTAGAAGAAACTGAGAAGGAATTTAAAATAAATTTTACTGAATATGAACTAGCTGCCATGGCTTATTTGGTAAGGGCTTCAATTAAAAGAACAAAGAGAAATAATATAAAGAAAGTTCTGCTAATTTGCGGATTAGGATATGGAAGTTCAAAAATACTTGAAGAAAGCCTGAAGGAAAACTATGAACTGGATATAGTTGATGTAATTCCATATTATCTTGCAGATGATCTTATACCGGCATATAAGGAAGTTGATTTTATATTATCAACGATAGAAATCCATAGACAGTTTGAAGTTTCCTATGGAATTCCGATTATAAAAATTAATCCTGTAATGCAGAAGGAAGACTTTGAAAAGCTTGCAGAATATGGTATAGAAAAAAATAAAACGAGCGTATCCTTAAAAAAATTAATTTCCATAATAGAAAATAATACAGAAATTAAAGACAGGCATAAACTTATTGACAGTTTGAAAAATGAATTTGAAGACAGAATTATAAATGATATTCAGAAGACAGGATATACATTGAAAAAATTACTGAAAAAAGAAAATGTGAAATTCATAGATGAGGCAGAAAACTGGAAGGAAGCAATATTTCAATCTGGAGATTTACTTGTATCAAATAAAAAAGTCACTTCAGAATATGTGCAGGAAATGATAGAACTTGTTGAAAAGCATGGACCTTATATTGTATTGGAAGAAGGGATTGCCATGCCTCATGCGGGAATATCTGAAAATGTCCTTGAAACAGGAATTTCCCTGCTTGTAGTTAATGAAAAGGTTTCGTTGCCTGAAGGAAGAAATGCCAATATATTTTTAAGCTTTGCGGCAAAAAATAAAAATGACAATATAGATATAATGAATGACCTTTTTGAACTTATAACAAAGTATGAGTTTATAGATAAAGTTTCAAAAATGAAAAACTACAGTCAGCTTGAAACATATCTTGAAGAAATAATAAAATAA